In a single window of the Euleptes europaea isolate rEulEur1 chromosome 4, rEulEur1.hap1, whole genome shotgun sequence genome:
- the SLC46A2 gene encoding thymic stromal cotransporter homolog: MMEMRTWIEPVVAAAQLASSFYDTGLLLVVKNYYNHTNVSSVNAGEGAQQKAISNFYIIYNLLQGLTPLLSAYGLARLGDVKDRKISICVPLLGYLLSRTFLLLLILLPWPIEVMFGAAVLHGLSGGFTTYWASVMAVASLGSSESRRSLRLIVIELIYGIAGFLGSVASGHLFVTFRLGYQQGTVLVSSSIALYAFCLFYSLFVLTVPKPAGSRPTVSTDTEHPDSKPADDKGDLVFRKMEPPHTLVPSKLIIAMLFVGAVVYDLAVAGAIDVLPLFLLKKPLSWGPEYIGYSYAAGYMVFITSFLGVFVFSKFLRDTTMIMIGILSFAAGIFILAFVRWTYLFYIARVVMLFALIPLPTIRSVLSKHVEGSSYGKVFVLLQLALVVTGVVTSTIFNKIYQSTLDWFGGFCFLLACGISCLSLIPISIVAYKQHTSSDSVELLTD, translated from the exons ATGATGGAGATGAGAACCTGGATAGAGCCTGTGGTTGCTGCGGCTCAGCTCGCCAGCTCTTTCTACGACACTGGGCTTCTGTTGGTTGTGAAGAATTACTACAACCACACTAACGTGTCCTCTGTAAATGCCGGCGAAGGTGCACAACAGAAAGCCATCTCCAACTTCTACATCATCTACAACCTCCTCCAAGGCCTGACCCCACTGCTGTCAGCTTATGGGCTGGCTAGGCTGGGCGATGTGAAGGACAGGAAGATCTCCATCTGCGTACCCCTCCTTGGCTATTTACTCTCCCGAACCTTCCTGCTCCTTTTGATCCTGCTGCCATGGCCGATCGAGGTGATGTTTGGGGCAGCTGTCTTACATGGTCTGAGTGGAGGGTTTACCACTTACTGGGCCAGTGTCATGGCTGTGGCATCTCTGGGCTCCTCGGAGAGTAGGAGATCACTGCGCCTCATTGTTATTGAGCTCATCTATGGCATAGCTGGCTTCCTGGGGAGCGTAGCATCCGGACACCTCTTTGTCACTTTCCGCCTTGGTTACCAGCAGGGCACAGTGCTGGTTTCTTCCAGCATTGCTTTATATGCTTTTTGTCTTTTCTACAGTCTGTTTGTCCTGACAGTCCCCAAACCTGCTGGTTCTCGCCCAACTGTTTCCACGGACACGGAGCATCCCGACAGCAAGCCGGCTGATGACAAAGGAGATTTGGTCTTCCGAAAAATGGAGCCTCCACACACTCTAGTACCTTCTAAGCTCATCATTGCCATGCTCTTTGTGGGGGCCGTCGTGTATGACTTAGCCGTGGCAGGAGCCATAGATGTGCTGCCACTCTTTTTGCTTAAAAAGCCCCTCAGCTGGGGACCAGAATATATCGGATATTCCTATGCTGCTGGCTACATGGTCTTTATCACCAGCTTCCTGGGTGTCTTTGTGTTCTCCAAGTTTTTAAGAGACACCACTATGATCATGATAGGGATCCTGTCTTTTGCTGCAGGCATCTTCATCTTGGCTTTTGTGCGATGGACATACCTGTTTTACATTG CTCGTGTTGTTATGTTGTTTGCCCTCATTCCGTTGCCAACCATCAGATCTGTGTTATCCAAACATGTAGAAGGTTCCTCTTATG GGAAAGTGTTTGTTCTCCTGCAGCTGGCACTGGTGGTCACAGGGGTTGTGACATCAACAATCTTTAATAAAATCTATCAAAGCACATTGGACTGGTTCGGTGGGTTCTGCTTCCTCTTGGCTTGTGGCATAAGTTGCTTAAGCCTCATCCCTATCAG